CTGTGTTACTCCAAAGCTTGGGCTCTTTCCACTAAACCATGTGGGATGAAATTAATTGCCCCTTACTCATGAACAATTTATTCTTCATTTGGGGtaactgtttattattattttttttttatgtggggCACAGAGAAAAGTAGGTTATGTGAAGCTCAGCTGCTTTGGAGATATTTAATGACCAAGAGCTGGGAAATTCTGTGCTAAATATTACATGACAGAAGCTAAAAAGGGAAAAACCCAACAGGGAACAAATCAGAACAGTACCAGAAAAAACCACCCACATGGGAATGGGGACTCATGCAGACTGGGACAGTCTCTCAGGAATGCTGCGGGCATGTGCCCTCCCTTTAGCAGGTACTGAGTGGCCCTTTGTCCACCATTCATAACCTTTGCTCCTGATCTGTGTGATCCCATGAAACTTTTACCCTTAAGTTCGTTTACTAATGTTAAATTATTCTTCCTGCTGTTATTATGGCATGTCCCAAGGGTGCCTTTTTGGCAGATGGTGGGACATGTCATATTTGGCCAAGGCAAAGggctttgttttaaagtatataccctggggcgcctgggtggctcagtcgttaagtgtctgccttcggctccggtcatggtcccagggtcctgggatcgagtcccgcattgagctccccactccgcgggaagcctgcttctccctctcccactccgcctgcttgtgttccctctctcgctgtgtctctctctgtcaaatgaataaataaaaatctaaaaaaaaagtatatacccTATCTTTCATTACAAAAATTATTACCAGTGCATCATGTAGCTCTCttgacaatatatttttttcatgtgttgtaCTATCTCACAGATAAAACTCAACTCGCTCTTTAATAGTCAGCTGGGTCACCCTACCAAGTAGCTACTTCTTGGGTGCTGGGAAGTTGTGGGCATGTCTAAAGCACAGGGGTATGGTTGTCTTTTCTCTTAAGTCTCAGGAGAGCTGTGCTCTAGCAATATTCTACCTTCCTTCTCTGGCTGCCCACCTTCACAGACCTAAGGGTGAAATCTCAGAAGGGGGTAACTGTTGTACAATGGGCCTTCAGTAAACTATTTTAAcctattagtttatttttttaaagattttatttatttatttgacagagagagacacagcaagagagggaacacaagcagggggagtgggagagggagaagcaggcttcccgcagagcagggagcccgatgcggggctcgatcccaggaccctgggatcatgacccgagccaaaggcagacgcttaacgactgagccacccaggtgccccaacctatTAGTTTATATACGTGCCTCATAACCCAGGAGATGCTATATAGTTAAGTATATATAATCTATGAAATCAATCCACCTGTGGGGCTGACCTCTGAAATCCTAAGAGGTAGGTAAAGAAAAGGACGGTTCAACAAGGTAAGTCAagaccatccattttttttctctcctacttCTGCCTATTGCTTCCCAATTCTAATTACGGGCTCTACTTCTGTCCTCCTGAAGGGCTCTTTCATGTGTCTATCTCCTGTTCACTGGTCTGAATGCATGCCAAAACCAGAGGTTCTGCTAGGGAGGGGAATTATTCCAGTCATCTTTGTGTTTCTGGTGCCTACTGGTAGGTCAATACCATGTTTTGAATAAATGACCAGCATAAAAGTTCTAAACTAGAATATCACTTCACTATAATTTTAAGAAGTTAGTTGAATGTATtatggtctcagtttcctcatcttaatGTAGAAACTTTAAGGCCTCTGTCTCCCAAGTAGCTGGATGCTGTGCAAGGCCCTAAGAACAAATGAGAGATACCACCCGGTGAAAGGGTAAGTGTACAGAGACAGCAACTCTTCCCTTAGCACCTAAGAGAAATTCCTATGAGGTTGCTGGTGTCTTAGAAGACCTTGCGTTATGGCTCTGAAAAGAGACTATTTCAAAGAATCCGATGTCCAAAAGTGATGACCACACTTCCCAGTAGAGAGTGGTCTAGTTTTAGGCAGCAGCTTGCTTACTAGAAGACCAGATCCAATAACAATAGGCAGGGGGGAGAGGTGGAAAGGCAGAGAAGGACCACGAATCTGCATGCGAGGCATTCCAAACGGATGTGCTTTTCCCAAGATGCCAGGTTGAAATTTTAATCCCTCCTACTTTCCACAGCAGAGTGCCAGGGGCCTTCAGTCAAGAGTGTGTCCAAAGCTGGCTCCGAGGTGGCCTACACGTGGCCAGCTGCTCAGCCAGGAAAGAGATTTTCAACTTCTGGGGGCTCTGCCCATCATCAGACTATCAATAAGGACAAACCCACATCCCCATGAAAGCTTCTCTCAAATAGGTTCCCTCTTAAAGATACAAAACCTCATAAACAGCATTCCCTTAGCtagccaaaaatatatttttggaaaggAACTAAAATTCCCTCCAGCAATGCCTACAACTACCACTTGATACTCGTATCTACAACAGTTACACCTTTCTTTTCACCTGTGTGAAGACCCGGCCTGGAAAGGAAACATTAGTGCTTGGGGACAGAGGCCCTAGAAGGCTGATGGAATAGGAACACTGAGCACTGACCCAGACTCAGAGAGCCCTTGCTAATGACTGATGTTCTCTGGTCACCCACAAAATGCCCATCCATGCACTGATTCCAAGAAGAAATCAGACCCCCTCTCCTGCAAATGAGTCACGACATAGCACTGAGGCCCATGGTGGGGCAGGGGTTGTGGGTCAAAGCAGCAGAGATGCAGACAGTGCCTAGGACCACAAGTACCCCTAGTTCTGCCTAATATAAGGCTAACTGACTCCTGCACAGTCCTGACTTTTGGGTTAGGTGTTAAAAATTTAGTTTAATGTAGCTCCTAcgcctcttcctcccccacccggGTCTCTTCCTTTCGAGAGGCCGGGAAGTCACACTTGTAGCCACCCCTCCGCTCTTCCTATCACCCTCGCCTCCTCTTCGGGCCGAAGCACGGCATAGAGGCTGTTGGTGGTTTTGCCAcgccaccccacccaccccggATCGCGACCGTTTTAAGGGACCTGGATTCATCAGGGTCTCTCCAGGGCCTGTGCAAGTGCTGATCTGCTCAGTTTTTGCAAAAGGCGCCTGTGTCTGGCAGAGCCGGTATGAGACGAAGAGACAATCCTTCCCTGCCGCCCGGATAATCAAGAGTTTTGGCCAGACCTTGAGCACACACCAAGAGAGTGAGGAGTCAGATGAAAAGCACAGACTAGGGTGCTGAAACGGATTAATAAGGAACTTAGTGATTTGGCCCCTGACCCTCCAGCACAATGTTCTTCAGGTCCAGTTGGGGATGATATGTTTCATTGGCAAGCCACAATTATGGGACCTAATGACAGCCTATATCAAGGCGGTGTATTCTTTTTGACAATTCATTTTCCTACAGACTACCCCTTCAAACCACCTAAGGTTGCATTTACAACAAGAATTTATCATCCAAATATTAACAGTAATGGCAGCATTTGTCTCGATATTCTAAGATCACAGTGGTCTCCCGCTTTAACTATTTCTAAAGTTCTTCTATCCATTTGTTCACGGCTATGTGATCCAAACCCAGATGACCCCCTAGTGCCAGAGATTGCACGGATCTATAAAACAGACAGAGATAAGTACAACAGAATATCTCGGGAATGGACTCAGAAGTATGCCATGTGATGCTACCTTAAAGTCAGAATAACCTGCATTATAGCTGGAATAAACTTTAAATTACTGttccttttttgattttcttATCCGGCTGCTCCCCTATCAGACctcatcttttttaattttattttttgtttacctCCCTCCATTCATTCACATGCTCATTTGAGAAGACTTAAGTTCTTCCAGCTTTGGACAATAACCGCTTTTAGAAACTGTAAAGTAGTTACAAAAGAACAGTTGCCCAagattcagaattttttaaaaaatggagcatGTGTATTATGTGGCCAATGTCTTCACTCTAACTTGGTTATGAGCCTAAAACCATTCCTCACTGCTCTAACATGCCAAAGAAATCatctgagggggagggagatggatgCTCAGTTGTCACATCAAAGGAAGCAGCATTATTCTagcattcagtctttttttaagcCTTCCACCGTTAGAGATTTGAGGTTACATGATATACTTTATGCTCATAACTGATGTGGCTAGAGAACTGGTATTGAATTTATAGCATCAGCAGAACAGAAAATGTGATGTATTTTATGCATGTCAATAAAGGAATGACCTGTTCTTGTTCTATAGAGAATGGAAATTGGAAGTCAAACACCCTTTCTATTCCAAAACAGGGTCTCAAACATTTTGTAGTTCTCATTTAAATTGTTAGGAGGCTTGGAGCTATTAGTTAATCTATCTCCCAATACACTGTTTAATATAGCACTGAATAAATGATGCAAGTTGTCAATGGATGAGTAATCAACTAATGTCTCTGCTAgtaactgatttatttttcttcaataaagtTGCATAAACCAATGTTAGCTGCCTGAATTAATCAGTATGGGAAACAATCTTTTGTAAATGCAAAGCTGTTTTTGTATATACTGTTGGGATTTGCTTCATTGTTTGACATCAAATGATGATGTAAAGTTCCAAAGAGTGAATATTTTGCCATGTTCAGTTAAAAGTGCACAGTCTGTTACAGGCTGACACATTGATTGACCTGATTTATGCAGAATTAATAAGCTATTTGGATAGTGTAGCTTTAGTATGCTGCCTGTGATACTGGCAGCCGTGGAGTTCATAGATGGACTTGGGACCCAGCAGTTTTGAACCATGTATATGGAGttgaagaaatttattttccaggtGCAACCCCCATCtaactaaatttttttcttcaccttGTACACTTGACAGTTGAAAAACCCATAACATGGGAGTAATAATGGGtcaaaatttgcaaaataaagtaCTGTTTTGGTGTGGGAGTTGTCATGAGGCTGTGTTGAAGTGACTTAACTATGTGGGATATTGAATAACCATTGAAATGGATTTGTTCAGCCATTTACATTAATGAGCATTTAAATGCAACAAATATCATTTCAGGTGACTtaacatgaatgaataaaagtcaATGCTATTGggttatataaaacaaaaatttagtttAATGTAAACCCTATCTAggattgtttttacttttgttactaTAGTAAAGAGGCCCCAGGGTATCATGGAATTAGTAGGTGACTTCACATCGCATCCATGCAGGCTGAGAAAAAAAGCAATGCCAAGCCCTTCTTACTGTTCTGTTCCCCTAAACCTCTGCCGGTTAGAACACATCCCAATGGACCTTCTTGTGCTAACCCCAAAGGATGCACAGACCAAAGCAGAAGACCGTCAGTCAGTGAGCAGAAACAGTCCTAACTCACTTTCTTACTCGAATTATTCCAGAATTTTCTGGAATCCCTTCCAGTGGTAACAATATTTGATATTCCTGTAATGCTTTTAAATAAACAAGTTTCCATACATTTTAGCTTATTTGCTCTttacaacaaccttatgaagtagaGAGAAGGaggttgcatttttttcattttataagttaGGGAAttggagactcagagaggttaatgacTAAAGATGACAAGGAAAACAGGCTGCAGACTTGGAACTCAAATTAGCATCTTCTGTTTTTAAGAACTCTGCTGGTTCCACTTAAGACCCTGCCCAATGCTCTGAGGCTATGGTCTCCACAGAAGGATGAGTACATTCTGAGGGTGCAGGGACAATTAATTCATTGGGATATAAAGGAAAAACACTAGATCTTCATTCTCAATTTTTTACCctgctttctaaaatgttttgtaaatgtcCGCTAGCACATGCTATATTAGTGGAGTACCCCCTTGTTACAAGTACACTGTTGGGATGTAGGTGCTCATGATTTTCAGAGGGGGAAGCAGTAAGGTTTAAAGGCACTCCTGTAAGGCTCCAACATGGTTCTGTATGTTCATTAttttcactcactctctttcctgATCTCCTACTGGACACAATAAAATTGACATTAGTTATATGTCAATGTCATGCCCTTTCTTCTTTTGGGGTGACTTTTTTCCTCAGTGGTGATTTAGCAATGGCTGGACACAGCTTTGGTCATCACATCCTTGGGAGGGCGGCGTGTACTGACATCTgatgggtagagaccagggataccgccaaatatcctacaatgcacaggacagtcctccacaacaaagagttatccagcccaaaatgtcaacagtgatGAGCTTGAGAAGCACTGGCCTAGAAGTTATATCAAACTATCCCTAATCTCTCCCCAACAGGCCAACCAATCCACCAAATATTCTGATTGTAGCTTGACTGCACAGGGCGCATGAAGAACACAGACTAGTGAGCTCATGAATCTTCATGTCTGCTGCCAAGGTAAGACATCTTGACCAATGGAAATGTAATATATGAAGGACCAATTGAGAACTGCCATGCTGAACAGACAGCTCTTGGCATGCTGCCCAAAGAGAGGGAATCTCGGGAAATGTTCAGATGCTGAGTGAGGAGCTAGTTCCAATGGCACACATTGAGCAGAGGTACCATAAGTCACTGCATGAGACTTCTGGACTTTTCATCTTATGGTACAACTCCACTTACAAGCTGACCCTGCTCACCCTTGGCAATGCCACTCAAGGACAACCTACATATACCCCCACACCATCCACCCTTGTTTTGGGTGTGAGTCCTACTATTAGGCCAAGGTAGGAATTAAAGGAGAGCAAAGAATGCATTTTGTTAACTTCTCCGTTCACCCGCTTTTTCCCAGCTGGATATAGCAGCCTGCTGATAGCTGGAATAACCCTGTGACACATTATGGGTGGCCCTCTCACTAAACCCAGGGAAAAAACTAGATTTGAAGACACACGTGGAAAAacccatcttctttctcttttttcccacttACCAAAAACATCCTATCTATGAGTTCTAAGAGCTCCCTGTCCTGGCATGCCTTTCCAAAGCTGTGTCTACACATGCTCAGGAGACTTCGTAAAATGATTTCTGTGCCTAAACCAAATTTTATCCAACAGGGCAAAACCAAAACCGCTTACCCAGAATGATATTTACATTTAGCACAAAGACTTCAAAGTCAGTCATTTTACATGTGAGTTGAGTCCAAAGTAGCCCAAACTTGGATAGGTAAGAACTTCCATGTTTCTCTCTGATGTCACAGGTGACTCTGTTCAAACTGTCAGTACAAAAAGGGCATAAAATTATGTCTCTCTTCCCTTATACTCAAACTCTACCCAGGGCCAGGGCAGGTAATTTCCTACGAGGACTGTGAATGACAGttataaaagcagtaagagaatgAACATGTCAGTCAGCTCAACCATCAGGgggcctttttaaaaagtacaataaaatgagaTAGCAGAGACAGAGGGTAAGTTGAAAGATTTATACACTGGAAGCAGTTACCCCCGGGGGCCAGAGAACAACAATACACAACCCCCTGAACAGAACCCCATCTCCTCCAGGTTGTTGGCAGGGTGTGTTCCATTTAGAGGGACACAGTCCAGTTCTGGGCTTATTCTTAATAATGTGGCTTTAGGCTTGATTTTATTTGTTATGAGCAATGAGAGCTGAcatggggaaaatgaagagggagTCCATTTCATATTACAGTCAATTCAGTGATTATTAttctcttcctcaatttcttttgatgacttccccccccacacatcagtgatgaaaactttttctctttaacatcttttttaaaaaattttatttatttatttattttaaaatattttatttatttatttgagagagagagaatgagagatagagagcacaagagggaagagggtcagagggagaagcagactccctgctgagcagggagcccgatgtgggacttgatctgagcagaaggcagtcgcttaaccaactgagccacccaggcgcccctaacatcttttttttttaaagattgtatttatttatttgagagagtgagagtgcacgCGCAGGCGaggctgggggagcagagggaggacaagcagactccacgctgagcacagagtcccacgcagggcccaatcccacgaccctgagatcacaacccaagcagaaatcaagagtcggacactcaaccaacttagccaccaggcgccccaatctaGTATCTTTCCAAAGGCACGTTCATACCCCTGGGATCACTGCCCAGGAAACTGGGGGGCATGTGTTTCTCAGAAATAATCAAATGCATACTCATTGATTTATATAGGGCATTCACCCatgtttaaaaaatcttatttgtggAGCTAAACGTACTGTTCTTCCCTCTTACCAAGTACTGACAAGTGGAGGTTACAGAGCTGAGGAAGGGCAGCAGTATGGCACAGTGCGTGAACAATGCTCTCATATCTTctgtatgattcttttttttaaagattttattttgagagagagagaatgagagagagagagagcacacatgagaggggggagggtcagagggagaagcagactccctgctgagcagggagcccgatatgggactcgatcccaggactcaggatcatgacctgagccgaaggcagtcgcttaaccatctgagccacccaggcacccctcttctgtATGATTCTATCCTGACTCTGCATTGATTAGCTACATGCCTTGATCAAGTTTGCCTGACTTCTGTGtgcctatttcctcatctgtaaaacactTCCCTCATAAGCTACTGTGCAGATTACATGAGGGCTACACATAAAGCTCCTAGACAATGCCTAGGACATAGGAAGCGCTATGTTATTACTAGTTATTATCACTACTGTGTGTCTTCCTACATTATTTTCTATGAGTTAGTACAACAAAGATATGATGGTAAATTAACCAGTATTAATCACATGGGGGAAATGATAGGAGTTAGCATACTTTGAgttttaatctctatttttatttgaggaaaagaCTTTGGCAGAGAAGGGGGCTCCCTTGATTATAAATATAGACAACCCTTTGGCACAATATTTCCAGCAGCATGGAGGATGGTTGCCAGCTCTAAGCAATACAGCAAAGCCTTTAGGACTCTGGCTGTTAACTCCTGCAGGCCATTAATTCCCTGTTACCATAGTTACCCCAGACACCAGTGCCACCCACTTCTTTGAGGTTACAAAGCCCTTCACTGAGATTTGGACAGCCCTGGAGCCACCCTTCCTGCACCCTGTGTCCTAATGTTACTAGGCTTTTCTACCAAAGCTAATTCCCCAAGAAAGGTGAACCAGCTAAAAGATAGGCAAATAGCTAGTTTAGAGTAATTCACATTAGACTAAACTCTAGGAGAGagtatataatttctttttaagattttatttatttgagagagagcgagagcatgagcatgagccggggagggggtagggggagagggagagagcacctcaagcagactccacgctaagtacagagcccaacacagggctcgatctcacgacgagatcatgacctgacctgaaccaaaaccaagagtcagacgcttaactgactgagccacccaggcaccccgagaatatttacttttaaaagaaccTACtaactctggggtgcctgggtggctcagtcgttaagcatctgccttcggctaaggttatgatcccggggtcctgggatcgggccctacatcgggctccctgctcggcaggaagcctgcttctttctctcccacttcccctgtttgtgttccctctctctgtgttccctctctcgctgtctccctgtcacataaataaaatctttaaaaaaaaaattaaataaaagaaccTACTAACTCAAATATGTCTCTTATTGGTGGGAGGGATTTTATAGCTGGTCTCTCTCTAGCCTGATCCTTCTAGATCCTAACTTAGTTCTAGAAAACAGGGAAACAAGAATAAATAAGCTGTTTTAATCCTATTATAATCAGTATTAGCTATTCTTTGGTTAAGGGGTTGAGCTCAGTCTAAGAGCTGTGGTTTAGCTTTTGGAGACAAACTCTTCTCCCTAAGGCTCCAAATAGAGTCCATCTAATCACACTGTTTAGTGTCAGGTTTGATCTCTGAGCAGCTACTAAATGTCAAGAGGATTACCCTCCCTGGAATTTACTTTCATAGTATTCCTGGCtttattaactttgaaagaacatgagaatggaaggaaaacatatttatttaggtcttgCCAGTGAAACAGCTCTGGTTTTGTCCTGTTTGTTGAGGAAACCAAAACTCACTGAGGTCCTGAGTTCTTCTGGAGCCTTTAGGTCCTTGCCTGGTAGTGGTGGTCTTTAGTAACTAAACTTGAGGTCCTTACCCTTTTAACTGGGTTCATCTTTTCCAGGGAGGTGGCTTTGGTAGAGGCCCAGGAACACTAGGACACAGGGTACAGGGAAGGCAGCTTTTGAACCTTAAGAGAAGCAGGTGGCCCTGGGTGTAAAGTTCTTCTGGTAACAGGGTGACTTACTATGAAATAATTGTGAAAGACCTACAATCCCAGACCTAATCAAAATAAGGTTACACTACGAAATAACAgtgataaaatggaaataatcctgATATTTTACAAAAGTACAGAATTCAATTACTTAATAGGCATACTTGGAACAGTTTCATATGATTGATGCACAATCGCAACAAGCTGGGTAAATAAGCAAGAACAGAGGTGAAGGAAACCTAAGAAGCCAATAGAAATGGACTCAACTGTAAGAATTTTTCTAGTAATTCTCCTAGCATGGCCCCAAGAGACTCTGTTCTGTAGCCAGGCAGAGCGGGGGCCCTGGACTCCCTTTCTGTTGAAGTGTGTTCCCCAAACTCCCCCTTTCGTGCCAATGAGGGCCCTCTGTGAGGGCTGGGAGCTTTTTTCACATTTTGGGAGCCCTCTAACTATACTTATGCATACAGGTTGGGAGGAAAAGAACAACATCAAAGGTAAGGTCGAGTTTAGTTAGCTTGAGTTAGGGTTTGGGTGTTGGCAGTGACTCAATCTTTTGCCCATTGTCCTTCTTAAAGGCCTATAAAACTGCCTCAGAAGTATTCATAATGTTCCTAAACTATGCAAAGCTATGTGGGAGTTGACCCACAGGAAGTAAAAAAAGGAAACGGTGCTCATGTGGCTGGTGAAACCTGGAAGTAATTGAAGGAGAGTCACATATGCTGGAGCCCCGCCTGTCTTCTCTCGTGTATGGAAGGTGTTTCTGCACAAAAGCCTACCCCCTCCAGAACATATGTGTTGAAGAGACAAGGAACAATTGTGAAGAAAGAGGCATCAGCAGCCAACACACACAGCTGAGAATTGTGGGCAGTgacgagaaagagagagaggagcggAAGAGCAACACAGCAACCCCATGGCTTAACCTAGACAGGGAGTGCCAATTTGACGTCCCGCCCACTCATTTCGTTATGACTAATCTACTTGTTGGCACTTGCTGGGTGCTTGGCTGGATCTGAGTTCCAAGGTAAGGACTGGTTTTGGAGTCTTGATAAGGTTTTGAAGGTTTGTGAAAGGGACTGGGATTCAGGGAGGATTCTTCCTGAAATCTCTGCCTAGCGGTTACATTTAAGACAGCCCTACATGggcatttttcttctatttgttccTCAGGGGGGAAACCTGTAGGACCTGGGTCCTACATGGCATTATCTTGCCCTTTTTTTCAGTATGAAAATAGAGAGTGGCCCATTTTCATTGCCTATACTGCTTCCATGTCTACACCACAGGATTCTCCTAGGGAGTATCTCAATTAGGGACATCTCCAGGGAAtttatgagaaaaagagagagagagagagagagagaatggatttCAAGAAGTTTCggaaagaaactgagacccaaagggAATTGTCCAGGGTCTTCACAACTGGTGGCACAGAATCACGTCCACTGTCACACCTTTCTGTTAGATGCTCCAGTGTACTGTTCTAAACAATCTTGGCTCTCCTCCCCTTTCTTACAGGGGCATGGTAAAGACAACAGAAGCAAAggtctaaaatttgaaaattctatGCATATATCTATGCTTATCAATTCTTACTTAGTCAATTGATTCACTGTTACTCACTGCATCCCCCACATCCCAGTTTTTTCTCCCAGCCTTTTGCAGGCACCAGGAAACTGATGAACttatttcagagaaaggggagcaaCAGACTACagacttgggggagggggtgggaatgaGAACTCAAACTCTCTGTTGGGATAAATTCTGAACCAGAAATGCTCTGAGGATTAAAATGGTACCAACAGTGTTCTGACAGAGCAGTAAGCTATGTAAGGATGCAGACCCCTGTCAGGGAGGGTCTGATAATCTAGAATGCCAAGA
The sequence above is drawn from the Zalophus californianus isolate mZalCal1 chromosome 9, mZalCal1.pri.v2, whole genome shotgun sequence genome and encodes:
- the LOC113922522 gene encoding ubiquitin-conjugating enzyme E2 D3-like — its product is MFHWQATIMGPNDSLYQGGVFFLTIHFPTDYPFKPPKVAFTTRIYHPNINSNGSICLDILRSQWSPALTISKVLLSICSRLCDPNPDDPLVPEIARIYKTDRDKYNRISREWTQKYAM